The following coding sequences are from one Paenibacillus sp. JDR-2 window:
- a CDS encoding helix-turn-helix transcriptional regulator: protein MRADRLLSIMILLQNNEILTTRELAKRLEVSDRTILRDMDALSLSGIPVVADRGKTGGWRLMDHFRSYLSGLKLEDTKALFILPAEQMLKDLGVEIKGLDIRQKLLASLPDSSKSEALHYMEKVYMDTGTWKPAEEKNNALLTIQKALWEDTRLNMAYRKADGTSSERTVSPLGLVAKGSSWYLVAMNDDGNLRSFRVSRITKAEATEELFSRPAEFDLAEYWKQSKLDFAGSLPTFEVKVLVQPSIIGRLTFTDRFVEKVDTAAPAVDGKVPVTLRFNTEQEAVEYVLGFGGAMMLVQPDYLTEKIVQQAKSVLAMYE from the coding sequence ATGAGGGCAGACCGTCTGCTTAGTATTATGATTTTGCTCCAGAATAATGAAATATTGACGACGAGGGAGCTTGCAAAAAGACTCGAGGTGTCGGACCGGACTATCCTTCGCGACATGGATGCGCTTAGCCTTTCCGGCATACCGGTGGTTGCCGACCGTGGGAAAACGGGCGGATGGAGGCTGATGGACCATTTCCGAAGTTATTTAAGCGGTCTGAAGTTGGAGGATACGAAGGCTTTGTTTATTCTTCCCGCCGAACAAATGCTGAAGGATCTAGGCGTGGAAATAAAGGGACTCGATATTCGTCAAAAGCTGCTGGCTTCCTTGCCCGATTCCTCCAAGAGCGAAGCGTTGCATTATATGGAGAAAGTCTATATGGATACCGGAACGTGGAAGCCTGCCGAGGAGAAGAATAATGCTTTGCTAACGATTCAAAAAGCGTTATGGGAGGATACCAGGCTCAACATGGCTTATCGGAAAGCCGATGGAACCAGCTCGGAAAGAACGGTAAGTCCCTTAGGGCTGGTGGCCAAGGGCAGCTCTTGGTATTTGGTTGCCATGAATGACGATGGTAATTTACGGAGTTTCAGGGTTTCGAGAATTACGAAGGCGGAAGCTACGGAGGAGTTATTTTCCCGGCCCGCCGAATTCGACCTCGCCGAATATTGGAAGCAAAGCAAGCTGGATTTTGCCGGATCGCTCCCTACGTTTGAGGTGAAGGTTCTCGTGCAGCCATCGATTATCGGACGTCTCACCTTCACGGACCGGTTTGTAGAGAAGGTCGATACGGCTGCACCGGCCGTAGACGGGAAGGTTCCCGTAACGCTTCGCTTCAACACGGAGCAGGAAGCCGTAGAATATGTGCTAGGTTTTGGAGGGGCCATGATGCTGGTGCAACCGGACTATTTAACCGAAAAAATCGTACAGCAAGCAAAGTCCGTCCTTGCCATGTACGAATAA
- a CDS encoding LLM class flavin-dependent oxidoreductase: MTVRQMKLGAFIMLPGHHVASWRHPDSGADRTFDLAYLTEIAKTAERAKFDMIFFADGFGSSLNEHSSSALKLDPVILISALAAVTEKIGLAATLTTTYNEPFHVARKFGSINHLSGGRAAWNVVTSANDKESFLFGKDKHLEHASRYERAEEFVELVQKLWQSIEADAIVIDKEQGRFLDVDKVHPVDHDGKWFKATGTLDNPSNPNGNPVIVQAGSSESGKELAAKTAEVIFTAWQTLEEAQAFYRDVKGRLAKYGREENELKIMPGVFITVAKTEEEALAKQKELNSYILPEVGLAYLSAFTNTDLSGYDVDEPLPEFGVIEDKTNPRIRYNIIRDIARRENLTSIRAVYERIAGARGHREIVGTPSQIADQLEEWFLNEGADGFNIMSPYFPGGFEDVIELVVPELQRRGLFRTEYESSILRGNLGLPLPEANAEKGKAAVSR; this comes from the coding sequence ATGACGGTAAGACAAATGAAACTTGGGGCTTTTATCATGCTGCCCGGACATCACGTGGCGAGCTGGAGACATCCTGATTCCGGAGCAGACCGCACCTTTGATCTGGCCTATTTGACGGAGATCGCCAAGACGGCGGAACGGGCCAAGTTCGATATGATCTTTTTCGCGGACGGCTTTGGCTCCAGTCTGAATGAGCATTCCAGCTCCGCGCTTAAGCTGGATCCGGTTATTCTGATCTCTGCGCTTGCAGCCGTAACGGAGAAAATCGGGTTAGCAGCTACCTTAACGACCACTTATAACGAGCCCTTCCATGTCGCGCGCAAGTTTGGTTCGATCAACCACTTGTCTGGCGGCCGCGCTGCCTGGAATGTCGTAACCTCCGCTAACGACAAAGAATCCTTTCTCTTCGGCAAGGATAAGCATCTTGAGCATGCGAGCCGGTATGAGCGGGCCGAGGAATTTGTTGAGCTTGTCCAAAAGCTGTGGCAATCCATTGAAGCCGATGCGATTGTTATCGACAAGGAGCAAGGACGTTTTCTGGATGTTGATAAAGTGCATCCTGTCGACCATGACGGAAAATGGTTCAAAGCAACGGGTACGCTAGATAATCCGTCCAATCCGAATGGAAATCCGGTTATCGTGCAGGCAGGCTCTTCCGAGTCCGGCAAGGAACTGGCGGCCAAGACAGCCGAGGTTATATTTACGGCTTGGCAGACGCTGGAGGAGGCGCAAGCTTTTTACCGGGACGTGAAAGGGCGGCTGGCCAAATATGGACGGGAAGAGAATGAGCTGAAAATTATGCCGGGCGTCTTCATTACGGTCGCCAAGACCGAAGAGGAAGCGCTGGCGAAGCAGAAGGAGCTCAACAGCTACATTTTGCCGGAAGTTGGTCTGGCTTATCTGTCCGCATTCACTAATACAGATTTGTCCGGCTATGATGTCGATGAACCGCTGCCCGAATTCGGCGTGATTGAAGATAAGACCAATCCGCGCATCCGGTACAATATTATCCGGGATATTGCAAGGCGCGAGAATTTAACTTCGATCCGCGCCGTCTATGAACGGATTGCAGGCGCTCGCGGACACCGCGAAATCGTTGGAACGCCTTCGCAAATTGCCGATCAGCTGGAGGAATGGTTCCTGAATGAAGGAGCGGACGGCTTCAATATAATGTCGCCGTATTTCCCGGGCGGATTCGAAGATGTTATCGAGCTTGTCGTTCCCGAGCTGCAGCGGCGGGGACTGTTCCGTACCGAATACGAGAGCAGCATCCTGCGCGGGAACCTAGGTCTGCCTCTTCCCGAGGCAAATGCAGAGAAGGGTAAAGCGGCAGTAAGCCGCTAA
- a CDS encoding SDR family oxidoreductase, translating into MKPLHGKIALVAGGTRGAGRGIAIELGAAGATVYVTGRTTRAQVSEYNRPETIEETAELVTKAGGKGIAVQVDHLIPEQVQALANRIEQEHGRLDILVNDIWGGENLVEWNTPVWEHSLEKGLRMLRLAIDTHLITSHFVLPLLIKNKSGLIVEMTDGTAEYNQDHYRLSMYYDLVKNSINRMAWALAQEVTPHACTAVSLTPGWLRSELMLEIFKVTEENWREGASEDPHFIISESPRYVGRAVAALAGDPEVNRWNGQSLSSGQLAQVYGFTDVDGSQPNCMPYLVEVIEAGKPADTTGYR; encoded by the coding sequence ATGAAACCTTTACATGGAAAAATCGCTCTGGTAGCAGGAGGAACGCGGGGAGCCGGGCGTGGCATTGCCATTGAGCTGGGAGCGGCAGGCGCAACGGTGTATGTCACGGGGCGCACGACTCGGGCGCAAGTATCCGAATACAACCGGCCGGAAACCATTGAGGAAACAGCGGAGCTAGTTACGAAAGCGGGCGGGAAAGGAATTGCCGTACAGGTGGATCATCTGATTCCCGAACAGGTGCAGGCATTGGCGAACCGCATTGAACAGGAGCATGGACGGCTTGATATTCTGGTCAATGATATATGGGGCGGCGAAAATCTCGTGGAATGGAATACTCCGGTATGGGAGCATTCGCTGGAGAAGGGGCTGCGCATGCTAAGGCTCGCTATTGATACCCATCTGATTACGAGCCATTTCGTTCTCCCTCTCCTCATTAAGAACAAGAGCGGGCTGATTGTCGAGATGACCGACGGAACGGCCGAGTACAATCAGGATCATTACAGATTATCGATGTATTACGATTTGGTCAAAAATTCTATCAATCGCATGGCTTGGGCGCTGGCTCAAGAAGTGACGCCCCACGCATGCACGGCTGTTTCCTTGACGCCCGGCTGGCTTCGTTCCGAACTCATGCTGGAGATTTTTAAGGTTACGGAGGAGAACTGGCGGGAAGGCGCTTCCGAGGATCCTCATTTCATTATTTCCGAATCCCCCCGCTATGTGGGACGTGCCGTCGCTGCTCTAGCAGGAGATCCGGAGGTAAACCGCTGGAATGGACAATCCCTGTCAAGCGGCCAGCTTGCGCAGGTGTACGGCTTCACGGATGTGGACGGTTCACAGCCTAACTGCATGCCTTATCTGGTTGAGGTTATTGAGGCGGGCAAACCAGCGGATACGACAGGTTATAGATAG
- a CDS encoding family 43 glycosylhydrolase, with protein MNSKFFVSGVKGLVLFLLLLLVLPSAANATPSTQSGNFYNVIFQDGADPWIYKHTDGFYYFTKTTGGDVTIWKSSSLTGVDAGTKRVISTGCCNVWAPEIHYINGAWYIYYAKDDGNNDNHRMYVLENTSADPMTGTWVNKGQITDSANRWAIDGTVLQVNNNLYFIWSGWEGTTNVSQKLYIAHMSNPWTIDSARVEIAHPTYSWETNTSPSVNEGPQVIVHNGVISLVYSASGSWTDGYCLGLVTANASSNLLQASSWTKRNQPIFQSGNGLYGPGHHSFTKSPDGTEDWIVYHTAKYSGAGWNREIRAQKFTWNADNTPNLGVPAAPNTPIAIPSGDTGRVRYEGETGVFGGAAYASSSPNGSGGSKAGHIDTASSYVEFDVYAAAAGDYVMSARTGNGTTGLDWSYLVLTVNNTSSSNLYITNKGWENWGASVARLTLNAGWNKIRFSKGDGYGELDCFDLFPANPAVVSGAVITPLKRGS; from the coding sequence ATGAATTCGAAGTTTTTTGTAAGCGGTGTCAAAGGCTTGGTTTTATTCCTGCTGTTGCTGCTTGTTCTCCCCAGTGCCGCAAACGCAACTCCCTCTACGCAAAGCGGCAATTTTTACAACGTCATATTCCAGGACGGAGCAGACCCGTGGATCTACAAGCATACCGACGGCTTCTATTACTTCACGAAAACAACGGGCGGCGACGTGACGATCTGGAAATCCAGCTCGCTTACCGGCGTAGACGCCGGCACCAAAAGAGTGATCTCTACCGGCTGCTGCAATGTCTGGGCTCCCGAAATTCATTACATCAACGGCGCCTGGTATATCTATTACGCCAAGGATGACGGCAACAACGATAATCACCGAATGTACGTCTTGGAGAATACCTCCGCCGATCCGATGACGGGTACATGGGTGAACAAGGGTCAAATCACCGACTCCGCAAACCGTTGGGCGATCGACGGAACCGTGCTGCAGGTAAATAATAATCTGTATTTCATATGGTCCGGCTGGGAAGGCACAACAAATGTCTCGCAGAAGCTCTACATTGCCCATATGAGCAATCCGTGGACAATCGACTCGGCCCGGGTTGAAATTGCTCATCCGACTTACTCCTGGGAGACCAATACCTCCCCCTCCGTTAACGAAGGCCCTCAAGTCATCGTCCATAACGGCGTCATCAGTCTCGTCTACTCGGCCAGCGGAAGCTGGACAGACGGTTATTGCTTAGGGCTTGTTACGGCCAATGCGAGCAGCAACCTGCTGCAAGCGTCGTCCTGGACCAAACGGAACCAGCCGATCTTCCAATCCGGCAACGGCTTATACGGTCCCGGTCATCATTCTTTCACGAAATCGCCCGACGGTACGGAGGATTGGATCGTCTATCATACGGCCAAGTATTCCGGCGCGGGCTGGAATCGGGAGATCCGTGCACAGAAGTTTACCTGGAACGCGGACAATACGCCAAATCTCGGAGTTCCGGCAGCTCCAAATACTCCGATCGCCATTCCTTCCGGAGACACGGGCCGCGTCCGTTATGAAGGCGAAACAGGCGTATTCGGAGGGGCAGCTTACGCATCCTCGAGCCCTAACGGTTCGGGCGGAAGCAAAGCCGGCCATATCGACACGGCGAGCAGTTATGTGGAATTCGACGTCTATGCGGCGGCGGCGGGAGATTATGTAATGTCCGCGCGGACCGGCAATGGGACGACGGGATTGGATTGGTCCTATTTGGTTCTGACGGTTAACAACACAAGCTCCAGCAATTTATATATTACGAACAAAGGCTGGGAAAACTGGGGGGCTTCGGTCGCACGCCTTACGCTGAATGCAGGCTGGAACAAAATCCGCTTCTCCAAAGGGGACGGGTATGGCGAGCTTGATTGCTTCGACCTGTTCCCGGCTAATCCGGCTGTTGTCTCCGGGGCTGTAATAACGCCGCTCAAACGTGGCAGCTGA